From Demequina capsici:
CGTCCAGCCTCACCATGTCGACCGAGCTTGGAAGCCTGTCCTTCGATCTTGGACTGCTCTACTCGATCCGCGACCTCGACGTCGACGACATGACGATGCTCACGGCGCCCTGGGCATACGACGCCCAGGGCCAGGTCCACCTCACCTCCCAGGCGGATTCCGTGTGGCAGGCGATCATCGACGACACCCCGCTGTCCGACGTCGGGTCCACCAACCCCGACAACGCGACCTTCGAGGCTGCCGGCCCTGCGACCATCGCGCCGGACCCCGCGGACGACGAGGCCCTCAAGTACCTGCCGATTCCTCCTGAGAGCGCATACGTCACCGCCGCAGCCTCGCAGGCCGCTGTCGAGGCCGCATGCGTCACCGGCTGAAGGGGGCGGGAGTGAGATGTCTCCAACACCGTGCTCGACCAGCAGCGAGCGCCGCATAGAATCGATCCACCCATGAGCGACACCACACCTCGACCCGCGCACACGCGGGTACGTCCGCGCCACGCGCGAAGGCTGCACCACCGGATCATCATCCCTGCCGTCGCGTCGGTGCTGCTCGCGGTGATGGGGTTCTATGGCACGTATGTGACGGCGAGCGCCGCGCTGATCCAGGCCAACGCGAACACGCAGGACATCAGCTCGCTGCTCGGCGACACCGGCAGCTCCGACTACATCTCCGCACCCGTCGCGAGCGGGAGCGCCGCCGCCAACCCCGTGGACTCGAACGCGGGCCAGGCGATCAACATCCTCGTGATCGGCTCCGACGTGCGCAGCGGCGAGAACGCCGCGCTCGGCGGCTATGTCGCGGGCGCACGCGGCGACACCACGATCATCGTCCACATCTCCGCGGACCGGCAGCGAGTCGAGCTGGTCTCGATCCCGCGCGACGCCCGCGTGCAGATCTCCACCTGCGAGTCCTTCGACGGCAAGGTGCAGAAGGGCTGGCTCGCCAAGTTCAACGTCGCGTTCGCCAACGGGTACGACTTCAACAACGACCCGTCCGAGGCCGCCGCGTGCGTCATGCGCACCGTCACCGACCTGACTGGCGTCGAGTTCAACGGCAACTACATCGTGGCGGACTTCGCCGGCTTCAAGGACATGGTCAACGCGCTCGGCGGGGTGCCGATGTGCATCCCCTACGACATGGTGTCGAAGAAGGCAGACCTGAACCTCAAGGCCGGAGCGCAGATCCTCTACGGCGACGACGCCCTCGCGCTCGCCCGCGCCCGCTACGGGCTCGGCGACGGCACCGACCTGGGCCGCATCCAGCGGCAGCAGGAGCTGATCGGCGCGATCCTCAAGAAGGCCCTGAGCGTGAACGCCTTCACCAACATCGACGTGCTCACGCAGTTCGTCAAGGCGGCGACCCAGTCGTTCACGATGTCGGAGAACTTCGGCTCGGTCAGCTACGACTTCGGCCTGCTCTACTCGCTTCGCAACATCGACCTCACGAACGTGACGATGGTCACCACCCCGTGGGCGTACGCGGGCGACGGCTCCGGCGACGTCGTCATCACGTCGGAGGCGAAGAAGTACTGGACGGCGCTGATCAACGACCAGCCGATCGCGGACATCGCGAACAGCACCAGCACGACCGCCTCACCGGACCCGAGCGCGTCGGCGAGCGCTGCCACTGACGAAGCGCTGATGTACCTCCCGATCCCGCCGGAGGGCTCCTACGTCGTCGAGCGTCAGACGGAGGACCAGATCCTGGCGGCCTGCACCACCGGGTAGGACCCCGGCGGGAAACGAGAGAGGGCGGACACCGCACGGTGTCCGCCCTCTCTCGCGTCCCGCCCTCATCAGGCCCGGCGCAGAGCCTCGCCCTTCGCGTGCGCGACCTCGCGCAGCGAGTCCTGGAAGCCTTGCATCTCACCCGTGAGGCGGACCCCCAGCGCATCGGCCGACGACGCGAGCATCCTCACCGCCAGCAGTCCCGCGTTGCGCGCACCGGCGATCGACACGGTGGCCACCGGCACCCCAGCGGGCATCTGGACGATGCTCAGCAGCGAGTCCATGCCGTCCAGGTGCTTCAGCGGCACGGGCACGCCGATCACGGGGAGCGTCGTCACCGAGGCGAGCATCCCGGGCAGATGCGCGGCTCCACCGGCGCCCGCGATGATCACGCGCAGGCCCCGCTCTGCGGCTGCTCGCCCGTAGGCGATCATCTCCTCCGGCATCCGATGCGCGGACACGACGTCCTTCTCGAACGGCACGGAGAACTCGGCGAGAGCCTCTCCCGCCGCCTGCATCACCGGCCAGTCGGAGTCCGAACCCATCACGATCCCGACGATCGGCTTCTCGCTCATGGCGCACCTCCGTCCCTCACGATAGCGGCGGCCTCGACGGCGCGTCGGTGGACGTCGTCGACGTCGGCACCCACCACGTTCACGTGGCCCACCTTCCTGCCGGCGCGGACCTCCTTGCCGTAGAGGTGGATCTTCGCGCCGGGATCCGTGATGTCGCCGAGAGCGGCTGGCAGGTCCTCGCGCGCGCCGCCGAGCACGTTCGCCATGACGGTCACGGGTGCGAGCGGCTCGGTCGAGCCGAGCGGCAGGTCGAGCACGGCGCGCAGATGCTGCTCGAACTGGCTGGTCACGGAGCCGTCCTGGGTCCAGTGCCCGGAGTTGTGCGGGCGCATCGCGAGCTCGTTGATGAGCACGTGCTCACCCGTGTCGAACATCTCGACGGCGAGCACGCCGACCACGCCGAGCTCTGTCGCGACCCGCGCGGCGACGGCCCGCGCCTCATCCGCCTCGACGTCGGTGAGGCGCGGCGCGGGTGCGATCACCTCGGAGCACACGCCGTCACGCTGGATCGATTCCACCACGGGCCACGTCACCACCTCACCTGACGGCCGGCGTGCGGCCATGGCCGCGAGCTCCCGGGTGTACGGCACCTTCGCCTCGATGAGGACTCGCGGCCCGCCTGCGGCCGCAGCCTCGAGCCAGTCGGCGGCCTCGCCCGCGTCGCGGATCACTCGCACGCCCTTGCCGTCGTAGCCGCCGCGCGCGGTCTTGAGCACGGCCTCTCCTCCGTGGTCCGCCAGGAAGCGTGCCACGTCAGCCTCCGTGGCCACGGGCGCCCACTCGGGGTTCGGCAGGCCGAGCTCGTCCATCCGGCGGCGCATGTCGATCTTGTCCTGCGCGAAACGGAGCGCGCCCAGCCCGGGAAGAGCAGGAACCCCCGCAGCCTCCGCAGCCTCGAACACCTCGGCCGGGATGTGCTCGTGCTCCCACGTCAGCACGTCCGGCCGCGGCTGCGCGAGCAGTGCGCGCACGGCGTCCGGATCCGACGGCATCCCCACGACGGTCTCGTGGGCGGGCGATGCGGCAGCAGCGGCAGGCGACTCGACGAGCACGCGCAGGATCACGCCGAGCTCGGTGGCCGCAGGGGCCATCATGCGTGCCAGCTGTCCGCCGCCGACGACGGCGACGATAGGCGGGGTCATGGCACCAAACTACCGGGGTAGGCTCCCTGGGCATGACAGTGGTGGCGTGGGTGCGGTCGAGGGCCGGAGAGCTCGCACGGTTCGCGACCGTCGGCGTGGCCGGCGTGGTCGTGAACCTCGGCGTGTTCAACCTGCTGAGGATGGGCCCCTTCGCGCCGAGCTCCGAGATCGCAGGGGACGACGACAGGGTCGTGACAGCCAAGGCGATCGCCACTCTCGTGTCGATCGCGTTCGCGTGGGTCGCCCACCGGGGCTGGACCTTCAGGGGCATGAGCGTGCGCAAGCCGAGCGAGGAGGCGCTGCTGTTCCTGGTGGTGAACGGCGCTGCGCTGGTGCTGGAGTCGGGCGCGGTGGCGCTCTCCCATCACGTGCTCGGACTGACGTCGGCCCTCGCGGACAACGTGGCGGCGGCGGTCGGCATCGGCCTGGGCACCATCGCGCGTTACGGAGGCTACCGGGCGTTCCTGTTCCATGACGTCGGAACGGAGGCAGCGCCTGCGGCAGGCGCGACCAGCGAGGGACAGCCGGCCGATGGGCAGCCGACCCCCGGGGACGCCCGGACGCCCTGATCAACCGCGGGCGCGGCCACCGTCCCGACGACGCCGACCACGCGACTGCTTGACCGCGCGACCGTGAGGCACCACCTTCTCGAGGTCGACCATGTGCGGCACGCCCTGCAGGAACACCGAGAACACGGCCGGCCGACGCTGGGACAGCTCCAGTCGTCCGCCGTCCGCCGTGACCAGGTCCCGCGCGAGCGCGAGGCCGAGCCCGTGACCCCGCCCGGACGTCACCTCCCGTTCGAAGATCCGCGGTGCGAGGTCGTCGGGGACGCCGTCACCCTCGTCCCGCACCTCGATCACGATCGCATGGCTCGCGCCCGACTCCCTCGCGGACACCGTGGTGGTCCCGCCGCCGTGGTGCAGCGAGTTCTCGATCAGCGTGGCCAGCACCTGCGCCAGCCCGCCAGGAGTCGCGAACACCGACGTCCCCGTCAGCTCCACCACGAGCGTGCGCCCCGCCTTCGCGAAGGAGGCCGCCCACTCCTCCCGCTGCTGCTCGAAGACCACGTCGAGCGACAGCAGCTCCGTGCCCGCACCCAAGGCCTTCCGCGACCGGCCCAGCAGGTCGTCGACCACGCCGACCAGCCGCTCGACCTGCTCGAGCGACGCCTCGGCCTCCGCCCGCACGTCGTCGCGCTCCGTCGTCATGGCGATCTCCTCGAGCCGCATGGTCAGCGCCGTCAGCGGGGTGCGGAGCTGATGCGAGGCATCGGACGCGAACTGCCGCTCGGCCGCCAGCCGTGCCGCCATGCGATCCGCCGAGCGCGACAGCTCCTCGGCCACCATGTCGATCTCCTCGACCCCCGTGCGCTCCAGGCGCGGGCGGGTCTGGCCGGAGCCGACCTGCTCGGCCGAGGCTGCGAGGTACACCAGTGGCCTGCTGAGCCGCTCCGCCTGCCACGAGGCCATGGCGACGCCCGCGACGACCGCGACGATCGCCACGGCGAGCACCAGCCCGACGAGCTGCGCCGCCTGCAGGAACACGTCCCACCACGCGACGCTCATGACCACGTAGATCCCGGAGTCGGCGTAGTGGGTGCCCGTCAGCGCCGGCGAAGGCTGCTCCCCCGCCGAGATCTCGGTACCGTCCGGCAGGGTGACGAAGATGTATCGCGGGGCGCCGCGCGCCGTGGACACGAAGGACTCGAGGGTCCGCTCGTCGATCGTGTCCCCCAGCTGGTACCGCACCTCGATCGCGCGTGAGGCGGTGGTGGTGCGGAGGTCGAGGTTGCGCTCGGAGTCGCTGTAGATCAGCTGGGCCGCGGCCACCCCGAGCGGGATGCCGAGCAGCACCACCGCGACCAGCAGCGCGGAGATGGTCGCCTGGAGCAGCTTGCGCCGCACGCGCCGGGCCTAGTCGCCGTTCTCGAAACGGAAGCCCATGCCCCGCACGGTCGTGATGTAGCGCGGGTTCGCGGCGTCGTCCCCGAGCTTGCGGCGCAGCCACGACACGTGCATGTCGAGCGTCTTGGACGGGGCACCGGACTCCGCCTCCCACACCTCGCGCATCAGCGCGTCGCGTGAGACGACCGAGCCGGCGTTCGCCACGAGCGCCTGCAGCAGCTCGAACTCCTTCGAGCTGAGCTGCAGCTCGCTCTCGCCGAGGAAGGCGCGATGCCCGGCGATGTCGACGCGCACGTCGCGCGCGGCGATCTCACCGACGACGTCTCCGCCCGCCCTGCGCCGCAGCAGCGCGCGCACGCGGGCCAGAAGCTCGGCCAGACGGAAAGGCTTGGTCACGTAGTCGTCAGCACCGGCGTCCAGGCCGACGACGAGGTCCACCTCGTCGGCGCGTGCTGTCAGCATCAGGATGGGGACCTGGAGGCCCTTGTCACGGATGCGTCGGGCGACGTCGACACCGTCGATATCAGGCAGGCCGAGATCGAGGATCACCAGATCGGCGTCCTCGGCGGCTCCGACTCCTCCGGTCCCGGTACCGTGCCATTCGACGTCGTAGCCTTCTCTCGTCAAAGCCCGGGTCAAGGGTTCCGAAATAGTCGGGTCATCTTCGACCAAGACAATGCGGGTCATGGGGACACGATACCGCCGGAAGCCCCGAATGCAAGGCTCCTCGCGAGAAGCGGCGCTGGTCGCTCGCAGTAGGCTCGGCGAGTGCTCCCGCCTTCAACAGAGGTCGACGCCGGCTCAGCCCCGCGATCCGGCCCGCGCTCCCGCCTCCAGGACGCGCTGTCCGCAGCCCCGTCGGCGATCGTCCTGGTGACGGTGGCGATCGCCACCTCGGCAGGCCTGCTCGTCTCCATCGGGCAGCACCGCTGGTGGACGGTCCTGCCGCTCGCCGTCGCGCTGGCCGCGGCCATGTGGCGGCACGTGGTCTCGGCGGACCCTCACCCGCGTGCTCCGCTTGCGGGAGCCCTGCTGGTCGGTGGCCTGCTGGCATGGACGATCGTCAACATCGTCTTCGCGGCGGAGTACCTCATCGTGCTCCGCGACCCTGGCTTCCTCACGCTCAGCGGGATGTGGCTCGTGGATCACGCGAGCACCGACATCCCCGCCTCGGGCGCCGTCCAGGCCGCCGCGCTCCAGGCGAACCTGATCCCGGACGCCTCCCAGGCCTGGAACCTGCTCGGAGACGTCGTCCAGCCGCAGGGCGCCAAGATGCTGCCCGCCACGATCGCCGTCGGCGGCTGGGTGGCGGGCACGACCGGTGTGCTCGCTGCGAACGTCGTGGTCGGCGCGTCGGGCCTGTCCGCCATCTACCTCCTGGCTCGCCGCGTCCTCTCCCCCATGGCGGCGCTGGCGCCCGCCGCGATGATGGCGCTGACGGTCGCGCACATCGGCCTGTCCCGTGCCCCCTACACGGAGCCGCTCACCCTGCTGCTGGTGGTGGCGAGCATGCTGTGGACATGGCAGGGCGTCACGAGCCGATCGCGACTGCTGCTGCTCAGCGGCGCCTTCGTCTCCGGCCTCACGACCTTCGTCCGCATCGACGGCGCACTCATCGCGGTGGGAGTGCTGCTCGGCGCGGTCGCCGCCCTGTCGACCTCCGACGCGCCGCGCCGTTGGCGCACCACCTCCGCCCTGCTGTTCGCGGCCGTGCAGACCGTGACGCTCGCCGGCGGCTACCTCTCGCTGCACCGATGGAGCCAGGCCTACCTGGACCGCCTGTCGGGCGAGGCGATCGGCGCCATCGCCGTCTTCGCCGCAGGCCTGGCCGTCAGCGTCGTGTGGGCGGCCTGCTGGGGGTCGCGACTGCGCGCCGACCGCGTGATCCCTGCGATCTCGGCACGGCTCGGGCAGCGCGGCTCCCTGTGGGCGAGCGGTCTCGTGGTGGCCGTGCTCCTGTTCATGGTGTCGCGTCCGTGGTGGATGATCGCCAGGCGCGGCACCGAGAGCTCGGACGACAAGTTCGCGAACGGTGTGATCCAGCAGTTCCAGGAGTCCGCAGGGTTCGCGGTCGACCCGACCCGGACGTACGCAGAGAACACCATGACGTGGATCAGCTACTACCTCACGTGGCCCATCGTCGTCCTCGCGATCCTCGGCTTCGCGATCATCACGTACCGGGCGCTGCGACGCGGCCAGGGCTGGTGGGTGCTGCTCGCGTCGGTGCTGCCGTCGACCCTCCTCTATCTCTGGCGCCCGTCGATCATCCCCGACCAGATCTGGGCGATCCGCCGCTTCGAGCCGTCGACGCTGCCAGGCTTCGTGATCGCGGCAGCCATCGCCGCGTGGTGGCTCACGCAGAGGCTCGCCTCCGCCGCCAGACGGCACAAGGGCCGACGTGTGGCCGCCATCGCCTTCATCGTGCTGCCGCTGACCACGTGGGTGTCGATCGTTCCTGGCATGGATCCGGTGGCGGGCGTCGCGGTGAACGTGTTCATGAAGGAGATGGACGGCGCGCGCGCTCAGGTCGACGACCTCTGCGCCGCGATCGACGGCCGCCCTGTGGTGCTTGCCGGCACGTCCTCCCACTTCGGCACCATCCGGGTGGGCTGCGACGTCCCGGTGGTGCTCGCACTCGTCGAGCCGACGCCGGAGACGCTCGCCAAGATGATCGACGTGTTCGGCGAGGCGCCGGTGGTGGTGACGCGCGAGCAGGACTGGTTCGACTGGACCACGGAGCCTGGCACCGTCGTCGACTCGACGGTCACGCACTCCGGCTACTCGCTTCAGCGGATCCCGGTCACCTACATCACGCGCCACTACGCATGGAGGATCGGGGTGGTCAACACGGATGGGACCGTGACGCCGCTCGCGACGACCGGCGAGGTCGCGTCCGCCGGCTGACGCGCGTTCAGCCCTCGTGGGCCTCGGCCCGCGCGTCGCGTGCGGAGGCCCGCATCGCCGCCGCGGCGACCGCCGCGGAGATGAGCAGGATCGTCACGGCGACGACGGGTGCGGCACCCATCACGACGGCCGCGGCGGCCGCCTGCAGCACCTGCCACGTGAGCGCCGCGCCGCGGGACCAGCGCGCGCCCCGAGCGAAGCCGCGGGCGACGAAGGCGAGGCCGACTGCCATGACCAGCGCGAAGGCGGCGACGCCCACGACCGCCGGGACATCCACCTGGGGGCCGACCGCCGTGTAGATGGCGTAGCCCACCCCGATGCCGAGCAGCGCGGCCGCCTCGATCGCGAGGATGACCGCGGCGGCGCGGTCGATGACGTCGGGAACTCTGAGACGGGTCACGGCGTTCAGCCTAGGTCCGCCTCGGCGTTCTGCAGAAAATCTGAGGGTCCACCCTCTTGTCATCTGTTCGTAACAATGAGAAAATCTTTGGCAGTGATGTAGCGATGGCGCGACGGATCTCCACCCCCCCCGTGGAAGGTCCGTCGTTCGCTTTTTACCCAGAGGAGTGCAAGATGGATTGGCGCAACCGCGCAGCCTGCCTGGAAGTTGACGACCCCGAGCTGTTCTTCCCTGTCGGCAACACCGGCCCGGCGCTGGTGCAGATCGAGAAGGCGAAGACCGTGTGCGGCACCTGCGAGGTCCGCGACACGTGCCTGCAGTGGGCCATGGAGCACAACCAGGACTCCGGCGTGTGGGGCGGCCTCTCCGAGGACGAGCGCCGCTCGCTGAAGCGGCGCGCCGCGCGCGCCCGCCGCGCCGCGAAGTAGCGTCTCGAAGTTCAGAAGGATCCCGTCGCCCGCTGGGCGGCGGGATCCTCTGCATTCCGCCACCTAGTAGCGGCCTTCTCCCCTGCCCTCGCCGACGCGCACGTCCAGCGTGACCGCCGAGCCAGGTCCCGGTTCGCGCACCGTCCATTCGATCGAGCCGTCGAGCTCGTTCTCCACGAGAGTCCTGACGATCGACGAGCCGAGGCCGGTCGGGTTGCCCGACAGGCCGATGCCGTCGTCCAGGATCGTCACCTTGAGCCTGTCGCCACCCGCGAACCGCTCCGACTGGACGGTGATGACGCCGCGCTCCTTGCCGCCGAAGCCGTGCTCGACGGCGTTGGTGACGAGCTCGGTGATGACGAGGGCGAGGGACGAGGCCCACTGCGCCGGGATCATGCCGAAGTCGCCTTCACGCACGATGCTCACCTGCACCCCTGGCGAGGCGACCTCCGCGGCCATGCGCATGGAGCGCCGCGCCAGGTCGTCGAAGTTGACCAGCTCGTCGAGCGTGCCCGACAACGTCTCGTGCACGAGCGCGATCGTCGAGACTCGACGCATCGCCTCCGCGAGCGCCTCCTTCGCCTCCGGGGCCTCCACGCGGCGCGACTGCAGGCGCAGGAGCGCCGCGACCGTCTGAAGGTTGTTCTTGACCCGGTGGTGGATCTCGCGGATCGTCGCGTCCTTGGTGATGAGCTCCCGCTCCCGGCGGCGCAGCTCTGAGACGTCGCGGCAGAGCAGGACGGCGCCGTGCCGCACTCCGTTCTCGGTGACCGGGATGGCGCGCAGGGACAGCGCGGCCCCGTTGGACTCGATGTCGGTGCGCCAGGCGGCGCGGCCCATGACGACCATGGCGAGCGTCTCGTCCATCTGCCCCTTGTCGAGCAGGATCGCGCTCGCCTCGCGCGGAAGCGACTTGTTGATCAGGGGCCCGGTGAGTCCCAGACGGTGGAAGCAGGACAGGGCGTTGGGGCTGGCGTAGGTGACGTGGCCTGCTGCGTCGAGGCGCAGCACGCCGTCACCGACGCGGGGCGCGCCGCGACGGGGGCCCGTGACGGAGGTGGGCATGGGGAACTCGCCACGGGTCACCATGCGCAGGATGTCGTCCGCGGCGCCCTTGTAGTTCAGCTCGAGCCGAGAGGAGGATCGGGAGACGGCCTGGGACACCTCGCGGGTGAGGACCGCGATCGGGCGGCCGTCGAGCACGACGGGCAGCGCGTCCTCACGCACCGCGTACGTCTCATCCCAGCGGGGCTCGCGCGAGGCGACGAGCTCGCCCGATTCGAACGCACGGCGAAGATGACCGACTCGCCCTTCGGCGGCGAAGGTGCCCACCACGTCGTCCTGATGGACGGTAGGGCCCGTCGAGGGACGGCACTGCGCGATCGCGACGAAGCCCTGCTCGACGGGACGCCACATCACGAGGTCTGCGAACGACAGATCGGCGATGATCTGCCAGTCCTCCGCGAGCAGCGAGAGGCACTCCGCCTCGGCGTCGGTGAGGGCGCCGTAGCGCTCCGCGATCTCTCTCAGGCTTGCCACCGTCCAAGCGTAAGGCCGTCCGCGCGATGCCGCCGCCACGGCAGAGCCGCTACCAGGGACGAGCGTGCCGATGACGGTACTCTGAGAGTCCTACAGTCGTGTCGGGGGATCGCTCATGGACTTCACGCATCGCCATCGGTTCGACGCGTCGCTCGACGCGGTCGTCACGATGCTCGCGGACCCGGACTTCGCTCGCGTGCGCGGCGAGGCGTCGGGGGCCACTCTCATCGACATGCTGGTCGACGGCACGCCGGACACGGGCTTCACCGTGTCCCTGCGTCGCGAGGCGCCCACCAGGTCCATCCCTGCCGAGATGCGTCCGCTGGTCGGATCGCGTCTGGTCGTGACGTACACCGAGGTGTGGGAGCCACCGGAGGACGGGGAGCGCATAGGCACGTTCGCCGTCGAGGTGATGGGCGCCCCGGGTCATGTCGCCGGCGCGTTGGGGCTGCGCCCCGACGGCGACGGGACGGACATGCTCACGACCGGCTCGGTGACGGTGTCGATGCCGCTCGTGGGACCGATGATCGAGCGCGGGCTGGTGGGCTCCGTGACCCGCACCCTGCAGGACGAGCTCGCGGCGGCCGACGAGTGGCTGGCGGCGCGTCGCTGAGGTGACGGCTCGCGGCGGTCTGCTCTCGGGCAGGGGCCCTGCCGGCGAACCGCACCCCCGGGGACCGGGGTGCGGTTCTGCCTCAGCGGGCCGCGGCGCTTCACGCGCCTGGTCGGCGTTGACACGTCAACCGTGACCGATAGTACCGGGACTTTGGTCCTCATGCACGTCGACGCGTCACGATTCTGAGAGTCGGCCACCCGAGCACCACCACCACCAGCACAGCGAGCACCCACCCAGCGCCCTGACCCGTCGCCGCCGGCGCCGCGACCAGCGCGAGCGACACGCACCCGACAAGGCCCACCACGCTCACCGCCACGGGCACCCGCAGGCTCGCCTGCCGCCGTCCCCTGGTCTGCGAGATCGCCGCGGCATTCGCCACCGCGTAGTACGTCAGCACCGTCGCGACCGAGACGAGCAGCAGGCTCACCCCCGGCGTCCACACGAGGCCGATCGCGATGAGCGCCACCGCGAGCTCCGCACGCCAGGGCACCCCCGCCTGACCCTGGCGCGCGAACAGCCCCGGAAGATCCCCATGCCGAGCCATCGCCATCGCGGTCCGACCGGTGCCGGCCATCACCGCCAGCATCGCGCCGGCGACGCTCAACACGGCGACCACCGCCACCAGTGCACCCGGGAAGCCCACCGCGTCGGCGAGCCGCTCCAGCGGCGCCACCACCGAGTCCCCTGAGCCGCCGTCAGGAGGCGCGAGCAGACCGTCGTATCCGACGCGCAGCGCGAGCGCGACCCCCAGCCCCAGGTAGAGGGCGAGCACGAATGCGAGCGCGAGGACGATCGCCCTCGGGATGGTCGTCGCAGGCTCCCGCACCTCCTCCCCCAGCGTCGCGATGCGCGCGTAGCCCGCGAACGCGAAGAACGCCGCGGCCGCAGCCGTCGGCACCTGCGCCAGGCCACCCGGCCCCATGCCGAGCGACGCGAGCAGCACTGACGCTCCCCCCGGCTGCTCCGTGAGCGGGGCATACGCGAACCAGCCGAACGTGGTCGGCGCTGTGGCCGCCACGACGATCAGCGCGATCAGCACTGACGACACGAGGAGCGCGATCACAGTGGCGCCCCACGCAGTCCTCGTGATGCCACGCGCATTGAGCGCCCACACCAGCAGGATCGCGACCGTGGCGGTCATCTGCGGCCGACCGGGCGCCACGGACGACCCGAGGATCGTGGCCGCGAGCGCCACGGACGCCGTCTTCCCCACGAGGAACGCAGCCCCAGCCACATGGCCGGCCCATTCCGACAGCTCGGCACGGCCGTAGGCGTACGCGCCGCCCGCCACGGGATGCGTCGCCGCCAGCTGCGCGGTCGACAGCGCGTTCGCCACGGCCACGACTGCCGCGATCGCCAGCGCGAGCAGGTACCAGCGGCCCGCCGCCAGGACCGTCACCCACATATCGGAGAAGACACCGGCGCCCAGCATCGAGCCCACGCCGATGCCGACCGCGCTCCAGAGTCCTACGCGTCGCGCCGTCACGCGGGCAGACTATCGCTGCGGCGCCGCGCCGGGTCGCTGGGTCAGCGTCGCGTGCGGCTCGGTTGCGGCTCGGGGCGCTCGTCCGGCTGCCGCTCGTCGGGCGCGCCCTGCTCCTCGGACGGCACCGCATGCGGAGCCGTCCCGGTGGCGGCGACGACCGATGCGGGGACCGGCTTCCCGTGGCCAGCGTCCGTCTGGTCGAGCTCCGCATCGCCGGACGCGGCTTCGCCCGCCTCCGCCTCGGCCACGGCATGGGCCGCCCCGCGAGGCCGTCCCGCTCGGACCCACGCCGAGTACAGCACGGCGGACGCGACCGCGGTGGCGAACAGCGACCCGAGGGCCGCCGGACGCGTCAGGTTCATGACGAGCGTGAACGCGACGGTGATCGCGGCGATCACGTTGAGGACCACCCAGCGGCGCTGCCCGTCGCGGCGCGCGAGCAAGGCCATGGACGCGAGGCCCATGAGGAAGCTGACGAACACGGCCACGGCATAGAAGAGCACGAGCCGCTGATCGCGTGCTCCCGCCGCCGCCACCACGGCGGCGGACAGGAGCAGGAACAGCCCCACGCCCACGTAAGGGGTGTGGTGCGAGTTGGTCCGTCCGAGCAT
This genomic window contains:
- a CDS encoding sensor histidine kinase codes for the protein MASLREIAERYGALTDAEAECLSLLAEDWQIIADLSFADLVMWRPVEQGFVAIAQCRPSTGPTVHQDDVVGTFAAEGRVGHLRRAFESGELVASREPRWDETYAVREDALPVVLDGRPIAVLTREVSQAVSRSSSRLELNYKGAADDILRMVTRGEFPMPTSVTGPRRGAPRVGDGVLRLDAAGHVTYASPNALSCFHRLGLTGPLINKSLPREASAILLDKGQMDETLAMVVMGRAAWRTDIESNGAALSLRAIPVTENGVRHGAVLLCRDVSELRRRERELITKDATIREIHHRVKNNLQTVAALLRLQSRRVEAPEAKEALAEAMRRVSTIALVHETLSGTLDELVNFDDLARRSMRMAAEVASPGVQVSIVREGDFGMIPAQWASSLALVITELVTNAVEHGFGGKERGVITVQSERFAGGDRLKVTILDDGIGLSGNPTGLGSSIVRTLVENELDGSIEWTVREPGPGSAVTLDVRVGEGRGEGRY
- a CDS encoding DUF2505 domain-containing protein codes for the protein MDFTHRHRFDASLDAVVTMLADPDFARVRGEASGATLIDMLVDGTPDTGFTVSLRREAPTRSIPAEMRPLVGSRLVVTYTEVWEPPEDGERIGTFAVEVMGAPGHVAGALGLRPDGDGTDMLTTGSVTVSMPLVGPMIERGLVGSVTRTLQDELAAADEWLAARR
- a CDS encoding APC family permease, with product MTARRVGLWSAVGIGVGSMLGAGVFSDMWVTVLAAGRWYLLALAIAAVVAVANALSTAQLAATHPVAGGAYAYGRAELSEWAGHVAGAAFLVGKTASVALAATILGSSVAPGRPQMTATVAILLVWALNARGITRTAWGATVIALLVSSVLIALIVVAATAPTTFGWFAYAPLTEQPGGASVLLASLGMGPGGLAQVPTAAAAAFFAFAGYARIATLGEEVREPATTIPRAIVLALAFVLALYLGLGVALALRVGYDGLLAPPDGGSGDSVVAPLERLADAVGFPGALVAVVAVLSVAGAMLAVMAGTGRTAMAMARHGDLPGLFARQGQAGVPWRAELAVALIAIGLVWTPGVSLLLVSVATVLTYYAVANAAAISQTRGRRQASLRVPVAVSVVGLVGCVSLALVAAPAATGQGAGWVLAVLVVVVLGWPTLRIVTRRRA